The proteins below come from a single Desulfitobacterium metallireducens DSM 15288 genomic window:
- a CDS encoding cell wall-binding repeat-containing protein, translated as MKKHTTKLLAGCLAVSFFITTVFTSNIFAATSKTQSVVSGAVGSEQRLSGIDRYETAAKIAQEGWKGTSEYAVLSAGMDENLVDALAAAPLAKLKNAPILLTEGDKLNKYAGIELKRLGVKTVYVTTGDKVITKKILDQLAEMNITVVPLGGSDRYETSLNIAKQMGTFNKFVVATAWNNADALSIASIAAGKGMPILLSDINNVPNNVMAYIDSVKENVDQTYVLGGTGALTDNVKIVLPNAIRIGGLDRFGTNLEVLKTFANDLNYSKTYLANGEDNHLADALAGSPLAALTASPVVLTGTTLPSETKNFAKLNLGSNVITFGGEASIPSSIVEQLTSVVVYAQDGATIGSSDANQLEELTDSIKITAKNATLKNARTAYSVYIQGDNVVLDNVTITGTLFIDPGEKGTANINNVKAGKIIVLSGAKDSIHLKNTEAGTLVVSSSNEVRVESSGTTKIGNTVVTSYAILDAAGGSLGSVEVVTIAGQSPVVTFKGTFAEPIVVNGAATIKADANANIAKLEIAPENKEQKITLDGKFTTVEVNKEAQVDFSANTTVTNVVANVNAELNVPSGANIGTLDKKGNEVPVTGSGSVGGSTPSVGGGGSSGGVSTGNVGTKAGGFGVNGHGGVVGETVLTYTLGEDYNKGQIEFLLPNGIVAMEGDLVRIANAEGMGISSDTISDNGHKVTLTGVSAKKDDTVVLTLSRDIEIGRWDFKVIGDSDGNGPILQVQEPSITLYRPDFTEADATLSEYMHAGGHDTDAEFIAVTDAMDAVLAASRVRPWNQGNIDAANAALQNTVNLLKNAITHVKSMAEASLGEWKKDRTEPASWDQSNGWITTTTSAQQNSNSWYDWQGRGTATNVGLTDQWQVETQIELTDQLLNGTGVRTSMWVQVDGVNGVQSTQNNVLDWAILQFRNDPTTKTKGWESWDSTGDGNWIPLTQENVNVEKGIHTLKMVYDSGKISQYIDGILVREYTIKTDEGFDGVSAPSYVIIQSRTFGAQYTAKWRVPLVKYVAGYPAGTQFISTVDELKAAIKGQADGQTWVIGAGPFDIPRDTTTLRDSNGQVVTSSGQAGWCMPISANNLTIIGIGDPVLTSSDVTPNGSWASQNLITVWGDNVTIEGLTLTPKVDVNKTIEVVGDKKFTIRDCTFTPNSSSLADEGGSLYFNGAGTDGTKAILVENNLFNYASVALDGVKASNITIANNTWENIKGYAIGNTYWGSTDRKETPYTEVNVNGNNFNNVTDKTKIIAARLNQTFTLDAENKINGVAVNKDNFGKYINFNNLAYWSECKDNKVIVDGVTYVSPYQKIDEYVTNVAQLEEAISTATASERIIVAPGTYELSKELNITVPVTLEGMGDVTLKAANVPWSTENGSKHLLAIYAGTKEAPVTLSNLVIDADQKSHAVNTYNNAYAILNDVTIKNGLGAGLIVNGSTIVAKNLYTSGNEWGAVNVDPGSGVTTPSAFALSGDGVLAEPTQIWSDGAHVTASATVEIIAAGYTNYFITDKSVNIWSNQSLTNAAVITKNGQSQNFSTIQAAIAAADEGDIIYVTPGTYNGDIAVNKKVTLQGAADHQSIISGEIHLIAGSNGSTVDSFAINIGETGYGVNCDAGIGDVTVSDNIMNANTNGNTALAVYLNAGWGTANTVIGNTFTGKYSEGAVTVDVYPAPAVVVTTINGNNFSNVVGNYLKVFRSETGRLVTDITDTNKVSLN; from the coding sequence ATGAAGAAGCATACAACAAAGTTGCTTGCAGGATGTTTAGCAGTTAGTTTTTTTATAACGACTGTCTTTACTTCTAACATATTTGCAGCAACTTCTAAGACACAATCGGTAGTGTCAGGAGCGGTTGGCTCTGAACAGCGGCTTTCAGGAATAGATAGATATGAAACGGCTGCGAAAATTGCTCAAGAGGGATGGAAGGGCACGTCAGAGTATGCTGTATTGTCTGCAGGAATGGATGAAAATCTTGTAGATGCTCTTGCGGCTGCGCCGCTGGCCAAATTGAAGAATGCCCCCATTCTTTTGACAGAAGGGGATAAACTAAATAAGTATGCTGGAATAGAATTAAAACGTCTCGGGGTAAAGACCGTTTATGTAACCACTGGAGATAAAGTGATTACAAAGAAAATCCTAGATCAACTCGCTGAAATGAATATTACTGTTGTTCCTTTAGGTGGCAGTGATCGCTATGAAACGTCCCTCAATATAGCGAAGCAAATGGGGACTTTCAATAAATTTGTAGTTGCTACAGCATGGAATAATGCAGATGCTTTATCTATTGCTTCTATTGCCGCGGGGAAAGGTATGCCAATTCTGCTTTCTGACATTAATAATGTTCCTAATAATGTAATGGCCTATATTGATTCAGTAAAGGAGAATGTAGATCAAACTTATGTCCTTGGAGGGACGGGAGCATTAACCGATAATGTGAAAATTGTCTTGCCGAATGCGATTCGAATTGGAGGTCTCGACCGCTTCGGTACCAATCTTGAGGTTCTTAAGACTTTTGCCAATGATTTAAACTATAGTAAAACCTATCTGGCCAATGGGGAAGATAATCACTTAGCAGATGCCTTAGCAGGATCTCCACTCGCCGCATTAACAGCATCCCCTGTAGTTTTGACCGGTACAACACTCCCTTCAGAGACGAAGAACTTTGCTAAACTTAACCTTGGGTCAAATGTCATCACCTTCGGGGGCGAAGCGAGTATCCCTTCGAGTATCGTTGAGCAACTGACCTCAGTAGTTGTGTACGCACAAGATGGCGCAACTATAGGATCATCTGATGCAAATCAACTCGAAGAATTGACAGATAGTATCAAGATTACGGCGAAAAATGCAACCTTAAAAAATGCTAGAACAGCCTACAGTGTTTACATTCAGGGTGACAATGTAGTCTTGGATAATGTTACTATCACAGGAACATTGTTTATTGATCCAGGTGAGAAGGGTACGGCTAACATTAATAATGTTAAGGCTGGAAAAATAATCGTTCTTTCTGGAGCTAAAGATAGCATTCATCTGAAGAATACTGAAGCTGGAACGCTCGTTGTTTCAAGTTCTAATGAAGTTCGTGTGGAATCGAGTGGAACGACCAAGATAGGTAACACGGTCGTTACTTCTTATGCGATTCTTGATGCAGCTGGAGGAAGTCTAGGTAGTGTAGAAGTTGTAACGATAGCGGGGCAATCCCCTGTTGTTACCTTCAAAGGAACTTTTGCTGAACCAATCGTAGTAAACGGAGCGGCAACGATCAAAGCAGACGCGAATGCAAACATCGCAAAGCTAGAAATAGCACCGGAAAATAAGGAACAGAAAATTACATTGGACGGAAAATTTACAACGGTTGAAGTGAACAAGGAAGCACAAGTTGATTTTTCGGCTAATACGACGGTTACAAATGTGGTTGCTAATGTTAATGCTGAGCTTAATGTACCTTCTGGGGCAAACATAGGTACTCTCGATAAAAAAGGAAATGAGGTTCCTGTAACGGGTAGTGGAAGTGTAGGCGGATCTACTCCATCAGTTGGGGGAGGAGGTAGCAGCGGCGGCGTTTCAACTGGGAATGTTGGAACGAAAGCTGGGGGCTTTGGTGTCAATGGACATGGCGGAGTAGTTGGGGAAACCGTACTTACTTACACGCTTGGAGAAGATTATAATAAGGGTCAAATTGAATTCTTATTACCGAATGGTATTGTTGCCATGGAAGGCGATTTGGTAAGAATAGCCAATGCTGAGGGAATGGGGATAAGCTCTGATACCATTAGCGATAATGGACACAAAGTTACATTAACTGGAGTTTCTGCGAAGAAAGATGATACGGTGGTATTAACACTCTCTCGCGATATTGAAATTGGCCGTTGGGATTTTAAGGTGATCGGGGATAGTGACGGAAATGGCCCCATACTTCAGGTACAAGAACCATCCATTACGTTATATCGTCCTGATTTTACTGAAGCAGATGCCACGTTGAGTGAGTACATGCATGCGGGTGGTCACGATACAGACGCTGAGTTTATAGCTGTAACTGATGCAATGGATGCGGTTTTAGCGGCTTCTCGAGTTAGACCTTGGAATCAAGGCAATATTGATGCGGCGAATGCAGCATTACAAAACACTGTAAATTTATTAAAAAATGCTATAACCCATGTGAAATCAATGGCTGAGGCAAGTCTAGGAGAATGGAAAAAAGATAGAACAGAACCTGCAAGTTGGGATCAATCTAACGGTTGGATTACGACCACAACATCTGCTCAACAAAATTCGAACAGCTGGTACGACTGGCAAGGTCGTGGTACTGCAACAAATGTCGGGTTGACAGATCAATGGCAAGTTGAAACGCAAATCGAATTAACCGATCAATTATTAAACGGAACGGGTGTAAGAACATCAATGTGGGTTCAGGTTGATGGTGTCAATGGAGTACAATCGACTCAAAACAATGTGCTTGATTGGGCAATCCTTCAATTCAGAAATGATCCTACCACCAAAACTAAAGGTTGGGAATCTTGGGATAGTACCGGAGACGGAAATTGGATTCCTCTTACTCAAGAGAATGTAAATGTAGAGAAAGGAATCCATACTCTAAAAATGGTTTATGATTCGGGTAAGATCTCTCAATATATCGATGGGATTTTAGTCCGAGAATACACGATTAAAACAGATGAAGGCTTTGATGGCGTATCTGCACCGTCTTACGTGATCATCCAATCCCGTACTTTCGGTGCACAATATACGGCAAAATGGAGAGTTCCTCTTGTTAAATATGTTGCGGGATATCCTGCTGGAACCCAGTTTATTTCTACTGTAGATGAACTAAAAGCTGCGATCAAGGGCCAAGCAGACGGACAAACATGGGTTATTGGGGCTGGTCCATTTGATATACCAAGGGATACAACTACATTGCGAGATAGCAATGGTCAAGTCGTAACCAGTTCTGGACAGGCGGGTTGGTGTATGCCAATTAGCGCGAATAATTTAACGATTATCGGTATTGGAGATCCTGTTCTCACGAGTTCTGATGTTACGCCAAATGGCAGTTGGGCTTCTCAAAACCTGATCACAGTTTGGGGTGATAATGTAACTATCGAAGGTTTAACCCTTACGCCTAAAGTTGATGTGAATAAAACAATTGAAGTAGTTGGAGATAAGAAATTTACGATTCGCGATTGTACATTTACACCGAATAGCTCTAGCCTTGCTGACGAAGGGGGTTCCTTGTATTTTAATGGTGCAGGAACCGACGGGACAAAGGCAATTTTGGTTGAGAACAATCTATTTAATTATGCATCTGTAGCCTTAGATGGAGTTAAAGCGAGTAATATCACAATTGCGAATAACACATGGGAAAATATTAAGGGTTATGCAATAGGAAATACGTATTGGGGAAGTACTGATAGAAAAGAAACCCCATATACCGAAGTAAACGTCAACGGAAATAATTTTAATAATGTTACTGATAAGACCAAAATTATTGCTGCGAGATTAAATCAAACATTCACCTTAGATGCTGAAAATAAGATTAATGGTGTTGCAGTGAATAAAGACAATTTTGGGAAGTATATCAATTTCAATAATTTAGCATATTGGTCGGAATGTAAAGATAATAAAGTCATTGTTGATGGAGTGACCTATGTAAGCCCTTATCAAAAGATTGATGAATATGTTACGAACGTGGCCCAATTAGAAGAAGCAATCAGTACCGCGACTGCTAGCGAGAGGATTATCGTTGCACCAGGAACATATGAACTTTCAAAAGAGCTCAATATTACAGTTCCAGTTACTCTTGAAGGAATGGGAGACGTGACTTTAAAAGCGGCTAATGTTCCATGGAGTACAGAAAATGGTTCTAAACACCTTCTTGCAATTTATGCGGGGACGAAAGAAGCTCCTGTTACCCTTTCGAATCTCGTGATCGATGCGGATCAAAAATCTCATGCAGTAAATACCTATAATAATGCATATGCGATTTTGAATGATGTAACTATTAAGAATGGATTAGGAGCTGGGTTGATAGTAAATGGTTCAACAATCGTGGCCAAGAACTTGTATACGAGTGGTAATGAATGGGGCGCGGTTAATGTTGATCCTGGGAGCGGAGTTACAACACCTTCAGCATTTGCGTTGAGCGGTGATGGTGTACTCGCTGAACCCACCCAAATTTGGTCGGATGGTGCTCATGTAACAGCATCAGCAACAGTTGAAATAATTGCAGCTGGATATACCAACTATTTTATTACAGATAAATCTGTAAATATTTGGTCGAACCAATCATTAACAAATGCTGCGGTCATTACAAAAAATGGTCAATCCCAAAACTTTTCAACTATCCAAGCTGCAATTGCGGCGGCAGATGAGGGAGATATAATTTACGTGACACCTGGAACTTACAATGGGGATATCGCTGTGAATAAAAAGGTGACATTACAAGGGGCTGCAGATCATCAATCGATAATCAGTGGGGAAATCCACTTAATTGCAGGCTCAAATGGCTCAACGGTAGACAGCTTTGCCATTAATATTGGAGAAACTGGATATGGTGTTAATTGTGATGCTGGTATTGGTGATGTAACGGTCAGTGATAACATTATGAATGCTAATACGAATGGGAATACGGCACTTGCAGTCTATCTCAATGCAGGATGGGGAACCGCTAACACAGTTATTGGAAATACATTTACAGGTAAGTATAGTGAAGGCGCTGTTACTGTTGATGTGTATCCCGCTCCTGCGGTCGTAGTTACAACTATAAATGGGAATAACTTTTCAAATGTAGTAGGAAATTATCTTAAAGTGTTCAGAAGTGAAACGGGTAGATTAGTGACAGATATTACTGATACAAATAAGGTATCTCTAAATTAA